The Candidatus Arthromitus sp. SFB-mouse-Japan genome includes a region encoding these proteins:
- the metG gene encoding methionine--tRNA ligase, translating into MKNTYYITTPIYYASGDLHIGHTYTTIISDSIARFKRLQGYDTKFLTGTDEHGLKIQQNADKYSKHPKIYVDEIVEKIKSLWRLFNIDYDIFVRTTDDYHIKTVQNIFETLYKNGDIYKGTYEGPYCIPCESFFTETQLIDKKCPDCKRDITIQKEEAYFFKISKYANRLLKHIEENPSFIQPESRKNEMINNFIKPGLQDLCVSRTSLKWGIPVKFDQKHVVYVWIDALSNYISALGYKNNEKNLMNSFWPADLHVVGKEIVRFHVIYWPIMLFALNLPLPKQVFGHGWLLIDGNKMSKSQGSVIDPIILSQHFPIDSIRYFLLREVNFGNDGVFNNELFMLKINSDLSNLLGNLISRTISMIIKYFDGFIPNQLEILNEDIELINSVKNLKDKVTSCMDQLKISNALSEIFNCISLSNKYIDETKPWILGKEEQSKDRLKTVLYNLCESIRVFSILLGPFMPNTSKQIKSKLNYDVDSFDSISNFNGTKAGTKVEKGENLFPRIDIEDKLKQLLNN; encoded by the coding sequence AAATACCTACTATATAACGACACCTATCTATTATGCATCGGGAGATTTACATATTGGACATACATACACAACAATAATAAGTGACTCAATTGCTAGATTTAAAAGACTGCAGGGATACGATACAAAATTTTTAACAGGAACTGATGAACATGGATTAAAAATTCAACAAAATGCAGATAAATATTCAAAACATCCAAAAATATATGTTGATGAGATAGTTGAAAAAATTAAATCTCTTTGGAGACTATTTAATATAGATTATGACATATTTGTAAGAACTACTGATGATTATCATATAAAAACTGTACAAAATATATTTGAAACACTATATAAAAATGGAGATATATATAAAGGCACATATGAAGGACCTTATTGTATTCCTTGTGAATCATTTTTTACAGAAACCCAATTGATTGACAAAAAATGTCCAGACTGTAAACGTGATATAACCATTCAAAAAGAAGAAGCTTATTTCTTTAAGATAAGTAAATATGCAAATAGATTATTAAAACACATAGAGGAAAACCCATCATTTATTCAACCTGAATCAAGGAAGAATGAAATGATAAACAATTTTATAAAACCTGGACTTCAAGATCTATGTGTTTCAAGAACTAGTTTAAAATGGGGAATACCTGTAAAATTTGATCAAAAACACGTTGTCTATGTATGGATAGATGCTTTATCAAATTACATATCTGCTCTTGGTTACAAAAATAATGAAAAAAATCTGATGAATTCTTTCTGGCCTGCTGATCTTCATGTTGTAGGAAAAGAAATTGTAAGATTCCATGTGATTTATTGGCCTATTATGCTATTTGCACTAAATCTTCCACTTCCAAAGCAAGTATTTGGACATGGTTGGCTTCTTATAGACGGAAATAAAATGTCTAAATCCCAAGGTAGTGTAATTGATCCAATTATTTTATCACAACACTTTCCAATTGACTCTATAAGATATTTTCTTTTACGCGAAGTTAATTTTGGAAATGATGGAGTATTTAACAATGAGTTATTTATGTTAAAAATAAATTCTGATTTATCTAATCTATTGGGTAACCTCATATCAAGGACTATATCTATGATAATAAAATATTTCGATGGATTTATTCCTAATCAACTTGAAATATTAAATGAAGATATAGAACTTATAAATTCGGTTAAAAATTTAAAAGATAAGGTTACATCATGTATGGATCAATTAAAAATATCAAATGCCTTATCAGAAATATTTAACTGTATAAGCCTATCAAATAAATACATAGATGAAACTAAACCTTGGATTCTTGGAAAAGAGGAACAATCAAAGGATAGACTCAAAACTGTTTTATATAATCTATGTGAATCAATACGTGTATTCTCAATTCTGCTAGGTCCATTTATGCCAAATACATCAAAACAAATTAAATCTAAATTAAATTATGATGTAGACTCATTTGATTCTATTTCAAATTTTAATGGAACAAAAGCTGGAACCAAAGTTGAAAAAGGTGAAAATTTATTCCCAAGAATAGATATTGAAGACAAATTAAAACAGCTTCTAAATAATTAA